A genomic segment from Malaclemys terrapin pileata isolate rMalTer1 chromosome 1, rMalTer1.hap1, whole genome shotgun sequence encodes:
- the CLDND1 gene encoding claudin domain-containing protein 1 has protein sequence MMDNRFATALVIACVLCLISTIYMAASIGTDFWYEYHSPAGNASELGRSILEEFISMDADEKTYTDALFRCNGTVGLWRRCITVPKNSHWYSPPETDMVRNCVSFSLSDQFAEKYMEPGNHNSGSDLNRTYLWRLQFLLPFVSLGLMCFGALIGLCACACRSLYPAIAIGVLHFLAGLCTLGSVGCYVAGIELLHKKLHPPDEVQGEFGWSFCLACVSAPLQFMAAALFIWAARTNRKEFTLLKAYRVA, from the exons ATGATGGATAACCGCTTTGCTACAGCTCTAGTAATTGCCTGCGTGCTCTGCCTCATTTCCACCATTTATATGGCAGCCTCAATCGGTACAGATTTCTGGTATGAGTATCATAGCCCAGCTGGAAATGCCAGCGAACTTGGCAGAAGTATTTTGGAGGAATTCATCAGTATGGACGCAGATGAGAAGACTTATACAGATGCACTGTTCCGGTGCAATGGCACAGTTGGATTGTGGCGGAGATGTATCACTGTTCCCAAAAACTCTCACTGGTATAGCCCACCAG aaaCTGATATGGTCAGAAACTGCGTCAGTTTTTCCCTCTCTGATCAATTTGCGGAGAAGTACATGGAGCCTGGGAACCACAATAGTGGTAGTGACCTGAACCGGACCT ATCTTTGGCGTTTGCAGTTCCTCCTGCCCTTTGTCAGCCTAGGGCTGATGTGCTTTGGGGCTTTGATTGGCCTTTGTGCTTGTGCCTGTCGAAGCCTTTACCCTGCCATTGCCATAGGAGTCCTACATTTCCTTGCAG GTCTGTGTACGCTGGGCTCAGTCGGCTGCTACGTAGCTGGAATTGAGCTGCTCCACAAGAAGCTGCACCCACCTGATGAGGTGCAGGGTGAATTTGGCTGGTCCTTCTGCCTGGCTTGTGTATCTGCTCCTTTACAGTTTATGGCAGCTGCCCTCTTCATCTGGGCGGCCCGCACCAACAGGAAGGAATTCACGCTCTTGAAAGCGTACCGTGTAGCATAA
- the GPR15 gene encoding G-protein coupled receptor 15, protein MPYMGIFLPILYTTVFLVGIVGNSILIGALVFKFRVRRLIDTFILNLAASDFVFLLTLPLWVHKEIWLGVWRSGSFLCKGSSYIISVNMYCSIFLLTCMSADRYLAIMYPSVARKVRTRFYTNGLCICVWILSCLLGLPTLLSRELRQYNGQAYCTDVELTPAKRIVSLVTLILAFFFPLLSILTFYCSITKKLCMHFQKSGKHDKKLRKSIKIVFIVVAAFVFSWIPYNIFRLLAIISGLQDLKPPFCLPYVLAQAGMEVSSPFAFANSCANPFIYYCFDGYIRRNISQCLCPCVKGHSTGSSSDTLDTRISYSLSTFIHGEDAIRKRRRSLSF, encoded by the coding sequence ATGCCATATATGGGCATTTTCCTTCCTATTCTGTATACCACTGTGTTCCTGGTGGGAATCGTCGGCAATTCCATCCTGATTGGAGCCCTGGTCTTCAAATTTAGAGTCCGCAGGCTGATCGACACCTTTATCCTCAACTTAGCTGCCTCTGACTTTGTTTTCCTCCTCACATTGCCACTCTGGGTACACAAGGAGATCTGGCTGGGGGTCTGGAGGTCAGGCTCCTTTCTCTGCAAGGGCAGTTCCTACATCATCTCAGTCAACATGTATTGCAGTATCTTCCTCCTCACTTGCATGAGTGCTGATCGGTACCTGGCCATCATGTACCCCTCTGTAGCCAGGAAAGTCAGAACAAGATTCTACACTAATGGACTTTGCATCTGTGTCTGGATTCTCTCCTGCCTCCTAGGGCTTCCCACCCTTCTGTCCAGAGAACTCAGGCAATATAATGGCCAGGCTTACTGCACAGATGTGGAGCTCACACCTGCTAAACGGATTGTGTCACTGGTAACGTTAATTCTGGCCTTCTTTTTCCCCTTGCTGAGCATCTTGACCTTCTACTGCTCCATCACCAAGAAGCTCTGCATGCATTTCCAGAAATCTGGGAAACATGACAAAAAGCTGAGGAAATCTATCAAGATTGTCTTCATTGTAGTGGCTGCCTTTGTTTTCTCCTGGATTCCCTACAACATTTTCAGGCTTCTGGCTATCATCTCTGGGCTCCAGGACCTGAAGCCACCTTTCTGCCTTCCTTATGTCCTTGCCCAGGCGGGCATGGAAGTGAGCAGCCCCTTTGCATTTGCCAACAGCTGTGCCAACCCTTTCATCTACTACTGCTTCGATGGCTATATCCGCAGGAACATCTCACAGTGCCTGTGTCCATGCGTGAAGGGCCACAGCACTGGGAGCAGTTCTGACACCCTGGACACTCGCATCAGCTACTCTTTGTCCACTTTTATTCATGGGGAGGATGCCATTAGGAAACGGAGGCGCTCTCTGTCATTCTGA